tttaaatataatcaaggcTATATCAAAACCAAAACTTGATGAGTTGTGAGGAGTCAAAGTTAGAGGCGAAagtggggaatatttttagaaaaaatccGACTTCTTTGAtgcaattaaaaatgttaaatttaaagtaaCTATTCTAGATCAGATTTTTGCGTGAAGTCGATTAAACCTAGTCTAATCTTCGTATCTCTTCTTGAATTCGAGATATAGTGAGAAATGTATCTTGAAAAAGTTTCAAGTATGAAACTCATAACTCAGGTAAATGACCTCCTAGAAGCATGAGACTAGATGCGCTGGGcttcttttaacttttaagatatagtctacgttgaaaatattttctaaatttcaaccgttcttgagataCAGTGACTGGTATTTTTTCGCGCCTAATTtattgtcatcattttttatatctcaataattaattaagatatgaaaaaagtttaaacGTAGACCCTAAATGAAAATTGAATGGTAGTTGATTCCAGAAATTTGTTTGtttatatcttaattttgaagcgagatacaaccaaaggcggaaattttttctaaatattcattgtcaCGACATTTCAATAACTCAGCTGAAACTTATCAGATTACTATGAGAATAGTTTCGTTGAATTCCCCATGAAAAGTTGGTCtagaaaaaattgtttctGTTCAAATGTctctaatatttttcaagatTCACACTTGGTCCAAATATACCAAACTTGACATCCAAAATGAGTactaaaaaaacaactttttttcgaatttcaaaataaaactatACTTATCTGATAGCCCTTGGAAAAtcatgaattttgaatataatcaaggctatatcaaaataaaaacttgAGAAGTTATGATGAGTCAAAGTTTGAGGCGAAAGCggtgaatattttttgaaaaaatccGACTTCTTTGAtgcaattaaaaatgttaaaattaaattaactaTTCTAGATCAGATTTTTGCGTGAAGTCGATTAAACCTAGTCTAATCTTCGTATCTCTTCTTGAATTCGAGATATAGTGAAAAATGTATCTTGAAAAAGTTTCAAGTATGAAACTCATAACTCAAGTAAATGACCTCCTAGAAGCATGAGACTAGATGCGCTGGGCttctttaaacttttaagatatagtctacgttgaaaatattttctaaatttcaaccgttcttgagataCAGTGACTGGTATTTTTGCGCGCCTAATTtattgtcatcattttttatatctcaataACTATTggagatataaaaatggtTTAAACGTAGACCCTATATGAAAATTGAATAGTAGTTGATTCCAGAAATTTGTTTGtttatatcttaattttgaagcgagatacaaccaaaggcggaaattttttctaaatattcattgttcctGACCTTTCATATTTTGACTAAAACTTATCATATTGCCATGGGACTAGTTTATTCGATTCCCCTTTAAAAGTTAGCCTAGAAAAAGTTGTTTCTGAAAAAAtatcttcaaaatattttcaaaattggTCTAAATGTTTCTAATTTGACCTCGAGcataagttataaaaaataactttttttagtttttgaAAATGAAACTACACAAATCTGATAATTCTTGgaaaaatatgaattttaaatataatttcgACTATATTTTGTACAAAACTTGAAAAGTTAAAATCAGATATCAGACTATTAtaattagtaatattttgataagtTACTACTGTTTCTATTATAAacatgataaaattttatgttgttaaactttttgccaactaaaattttcttattataaaaaaaatactttaatttatatacttagattttttttctcttattatatatttcatgtactttttatttttttttgattgtaTCCATTTTATGTGatattatattgataagtagaaaaaaaatgcattttagaaatttattagtattcagcaaaaaaatatctacatcaaaatatacaaatacaatacaaattaaaaaaaagcacCATTATTAAGAAGTTGTAAAATCATactataaaaatcttttcttTCAATATTCATTGAACTTTGAGGGCACTCTTTAGTGATACAATCACCTATATGATctaatttgtttataaaaattgttaaaaaagagGATATTTCTCTTTCCATTGAAACTACTTCTACAGGTGACAATTTAACGTCTGGGGTAATTATCTTGTATAAactactttttaaaaagtaaagatAATCGTTGCAGAAACACAGTGTCTCCAAAAGTGTTATAAAAacattctaaaaataataaatttaataaaatatatagttaCCTTTGATTTTTCATCCATAAAAAGATCGTGCcttagtttttttaaaaacgatctcatttcattaataattaaatcaaTTGATCCAAGAGATGTCAATGTATTCTCAAATTCTTTAGTATGTTTAggaataatataaataaaaacataatgATAGCATTTatgaagaaataaatttatccaATGAAAAgttcttttaaaatgaatCATTAATCTATACAAGGGATAGTCTTCTCTTGTAGGATTCATACTTCTTGGTATAGATAAAAATCCTTCTCTTATTAACGGTATAATTTCTTCAAAACCAGAATAAACAGCTGATAAAgataatgttaatttaaaaattctttgaagtgatttaaaagttttttcatCCATAACAATAGAAATTGTTAATGaagatgaaaaattaataccaATTGGTTCCATAGTagcaaaatttaaatttggtATAATAAATCCAGTAGTGTTTCTTTGTGAAGCGTGAGGATTAGTATATGAAAATGTTGTAAATGATGGTTGAATATGTGATTTACGAATCAAATCGCAAGAATTTATAACGTTAGagaaatcaaaatttatttgatccAATGTTATTTCAACAGAGTTTTCCACATTTGAAAGAATTTTCCTACAAACATCCATATCTGTTAACAAGAAATATGCTTTAATTATGTGCCAATGATCCATTAAATGTTCATCATCAAATATTCtttcaataatataatcatttgCGATTCTTTTCATTTTCTCTGCTATACAACATAAATTATAGCGACTTTGAATTTCATAGAAAACACTTGGTTCTTTTAATTCATCAAATAATTCACTCATTTTTTGAACATTTTCCTTAAATTTAGTCCTATAATTTGCTTCTTGAAGAAAAAGTTGAGCTTTTCCAATGGACAAAAAATCATCGAAAATACTTACAATATATTTCATAGATATTGGAAACAACTTTGTTCTTGGAGAAATCCATTCAGTCCATTTCCTACAATCTGGTGTTTCTTGtcttttgtaaaatatcCAATCTTTGTTGTGATACGGTAATTTTCCATACAAAAGCCATTCTTTTAATTGAAGCATAAAACGTTTATACAAATTGTAAAGAATCATTTTTAGTGATTCAGATTCCCAAGTTTGTGAAACTTTTGAAGTATATTCTTTATAAAGattattaagaatatttaatcCTATTTCAGAATGTAAACCAAGATGAACAtgattgaaataaataagtCGATCTCTCCATAAAAGtgaaaattgaaataattcATCAGGAATAGGATCTTTAGGTAATTCATCtagataatttttcaatacaCATTCAACAATACTTTGTGAAAAGATATCAGCTAAagaatcttttaaattattttcagtTGATACACAACGATCAGCTAAAGAATGATATATAGCAGCTGTCTCCAGAACATGATTAATCATGTTAATATCATGTTCATTGAAATTGAAAACATCGTAATATGCagattttatagaaaatgtTGAAGAATAAGTAGGAACTAAAGAAATTTTAGTATATCTTTCTGTAACtgatgaataaaaataatcagaGGATTTTCCAGATAATAAAGATTGCAGTTCAGAATAAAATTGAAGTCTTGAGAAAGTTTCAATAGCAGATAAAAATGATTCAGGTGGATcttcaactttttttaatggaTGATAACTTGCAAACATTATATGTTAAAGCAATAAAAACCAACAAAAATCTTAAGTGGAAAACACCGTTGGTAAAATGTATACACATGGTATGAAGAGAATTTGAATTGATATTCGCATTTGAAATTGTTGTCTGTTTCTTTTTAATGCTTCTACATGTTTTACTGTGTAGATGAGGTAACTTCTTCGACAACTATTAAGTTGTCAGCTTATGGAAAAATTATTCCAGGTCCTGGTGAAGAATTAATAACAATTGGTGGGAAATGGTTAAGAATTTTTAGATTAAATCCTTatcaaataaagaaaaaagaaaatcaaCAGGCAAAGGATACTGAATTAGAGcaaatatattcattaaaattattagaagaaCCAAATGGATTGGTTATTGTTAATTGTCAaa
This Strongyloides ratti genome assembly S_ratti_ED321, chromosome : 2 DNA region includes the following protein-coding sequences:
- a CDS encoding Gamma-tubulin complex component protein family-containing protein gives rise to the protein MFASYHPLKKVEDPPESFLSAIETFSRLQFYSELQSLLSGKSSDYFYSSVTERYTKISLVPTYSSTFSIKSAYYDVFNFNEHDINMINHVLETAAIYHSLADRCVSTENNLKDSLADIFSQSIVECVLKNYLDELPKDPIPDELFQFSLLWRDRLIYFNHVHLGLHSEIGLNILNNLYKEYTSKVSQTWESESLKMILYNLYKRFMLQLKEWLLYGKLPYHNKDWIFYKRQETPDCRKWTEWISPRTKLFPISMKYIVSIFDDFLSIGKAQLFLQEANYRTKFKENVQKMSELFDELKEPSVFYEIQSRYNLCCIAEKMKRIANDYIIERIFDDEHLMDHWHIIKAYFLLTDMDVCRKILSNVENSVEITLDQINFDFSNVINSCDLIRKSHIQPSFTTFSYTNPHASQRNTTGFIIPNLNFATMEPIGINFSSSLTISIVMDEKTFKSLQRIFKLTLSLSAVYSGFEEIIPLIREGFLSIPRSMNPTREDYPLYRLMIHFKRTFHWINLFLHKCYHYVFIYIIPKHTKEFENTLTSLGSIDLIINEMRSFLKKLRHDLFMDEKSKVTIYFIKFIIFRMFL